The sequence ATCACGTTAGAGTCCAAACTCCCTTTTCTTTGTTACAATAATTCGTAAGCTTCTCAGTCCAACTGCAACTTTGAGTCCCCCTCCTTTCACAtaaatattattagaaattatGTCTCTTTTTTATGTTAATCTGTCTTTCACTAGTTTAATTCACAGACGCCCCCAGGCGTTAAACGGAAGAGGACAGAAAATAAGTTACTTATCCATAAATGTCTGTACCTGTAGAGTGataattagggaaaaaaatattttctctggagagaagaaaaagagagccAAATCATTTAACTACAAATATGGGGCCTTATCCCTGGGTCTTCCCATTCAGAGATGAATCccagaagaaaaggaataatgaCTGTAGAAAGGCCTGGAGCAAAAAAATTCTTCCAAGAAATATATTAATCGGGCACACATCTAGTGTTTCCAAATTTGTGCAAGATTATAAATGTAGAACCTGAACTATATACCTAAATATTTAAGCTATAAATCAAGTTCTATTCTCTACTTTACAATTATACCATAATAATGCCCAGGAAGTTAAGGTTCAAATTTTGAATTCCTGGTCTATGTGTGGCATAGAGGAGTTCCAGAAAGAAATCCCTCTATGTCTCAGGGGAGTTGAAAAGATGTGAGTGTTAAGAGCCACTGTGTGCTGGGATATGTCAGCAGGGACATAAAGAATCCTTATGAGCAGAGGAGATGGGGTAAATGGTCAAAGAAAAGGCTCAAATGGAACAAGTGACCCCCAGAGTGCCAAGCTGGGAATGGAGTCAGAGTTCCCGCCTCACTGGCATGGACTTTGCTGACACAATAGACCATGAGGTGCTCCATCTCACAGGCTGTAGTGTCACAAGATGAACAAGACCAGAGCCTAAGCCTGAAACCAAAGGAATCTGCAGAGAAAGGACATGCACTAGAGCTCTTCCCTGAGGTCAAAAGTACAGAAACTGTCCCCTTAATCTATATGGCATCCAGTTgatagaggaaggaggaaaaaccCTAAAGAGCCAACATTGTATAGAGTCTCAATTCTGAATTATTGAAATTTAGAATTGAATATTTAcctgaaaaacaatataaatctGAAATTAGAAGTGACTGATCAACatcaaattgtttttgttttttcttttatcatcgGGAAGTAAGGGCTTAAGAAGATAGAATTCAGTCAGACAATAATAAGGAAAATCAAATTTCTGCCCATCAGCTACAGAAACCAAAGAATGGGGATTAAAGGGAAGTCACATAAGTTATAAAGAAAGGCAGGCTACAAGTACCCTCAAAAATCAcagcaggggctggagttgtggctcagtggcagagcgcttgcctagtatgtgtgaggcactgggttcaattctcagcaccacatttaaataaaagaataaaataaagatctatcaacatctaaaaactattaaaaaaaaaaatcacagcaaagCATAGGAGGACTTTGGTTCTCCCACAGGGCAAGTCATGAAAAAGGAAGTACAAGGCTATTTCACCCAAATTTCATGGAACAGGGAAAACTCAAGGGATCCTGAGTCACTCTAAAAGGAATATATACAGATGGCGGGAGCATTCCTTGTGCTGTACTCCCAGGAATCTGAATGCAATCATTGGAGATCTGACACCCCTTTCACTATCCTGCCAGATACTCAACTCCGTGTTTCAAAGTTGTGGTAACTCCTTCCCTGTTGCCCTCTGATGTAGATCAGCTGTGAAATCCCACACCATGGACGTTCTTGATTCTCTTCCTATTGAACACACTAGTGATGCTTGAACATACCTCATTCTTTCACTGCTAGACAACCACCAGAGCTCCTATCCGGTTTTTCTGATTATGGCTTTGCTCTCTTCTTTGTCACCAACCATGGTATACTTCTTAAAAGTCAAATTTGAACTATTCcattattcatgtttttaaaaaatgcatgtagAAAAAGACCTCAAAACCTATACATAACAATGTTCTCTAAAATTGGGCCCTGTGGTATAATAAGGAAGGTATCTTATCTTTATTTCTGGTTCTTGGTCCAAAGTTAAAACCCTTAGAAGTTCCTGAGTGATGAAAGGTGATAGGAGCATCTTTTATTCTTATGAAGTCACTTTTGGGGCTCCTAGATAGCTTTTGGATATGGACTGGTCTTCAGAAAGACTAGGTTTTGATTACAAGCTTGGGACTTTCAGTCCTACCTCCCAACCTGTAGGTAGGGGACAGGGGCTACAGATTGAGTCAGTAGCCCCTGACTTGTGGCCAGTGATTTAAACAATGATGCCTACCTGGTGGTActtccataaaatattttgaaaccctTAAGCAATAGGATTTGGAAGCTTCTGGGTTGCTAGAGGGGTGATGTCCTCCAACTCCACAAGGACATAGTCTGCACTCCAGACCCTTCTAGATTGTGCCCTCTGCATTTGCCTATTCCTTTAtgtcctttataataaactgtGAAAGTAAGGATTGCATTTTTCTTGAGTTCTTAGCCATTCTAGCAAATTATTGAACCCAGAAGTGGAGTAGGAGAATCCTCAACTAAACTTAGAACTGGTGTCTGAAGTAAGGGTATCTTGTGAGACTGAGTCCTTAAATCTGGGGAATCTGATGCCAATTTCAGGTATTGTTAGAATTAACACTTGCTGATGTCAGGGAGTTGGAGAAGTGGAAAGACACAAGTTGGAAAAGATAGAAAAGACACAATGTGTCAGGAGGCAAAAAAATCCCTCAGAACCCAAACAAACTTTACACCTTTACTTCTCATTACATCTTTAATAAACTGCAGTGCAACATAAGTTTGTTACTAGAACATGACTTGCATTCCCCATGTTCATGCTATTGCTCACCCCATCCCTGCCAACCCCACCACAAACACAGCTAATTTCTTAAAGGacaagttttaaaatctttttgtgaTGAAAAGCCATCCCAGGTCCTCATCcgaatttatttctctctcttattttatataatgtaGCTTTAATCATGTCATGTCACATTCAGAGTCTGTTCAGAGTGGACAAGAAATGCACAAAGGATTCCttgtaccataaaaaaaaaaaaatttttttatggtacaaggaacattctacaaaatacatgaccagtacttctcaaaatatCAAGGTCATCATGTCAAGGTCATCCAAAGCAAGGAAATTCTGGGAAACTCTTACAGCCAAGACAAGCCTCAGGAGACATGATGACCAACTATAATGTGGTGTCCGGGATGGGAGCCTGGAACAGGAAAAGGTTATTAAGTTAAAACTAAAGAAGTCTGAATCAAGtgcaggaaaacaaacaaaaaaaccccagcaTGGTATGTCATATGGATGGAACATACAAAGGGGAAAAACAAGCTATTCATAAACAATCTGAAAAATTCTAGATTATTCATATACAAATCTAACCACTATTTGCCTACATTTTGTtagctcaatttattttttaatatttaaaagaaataaagcagcatgtctttaaaaaacacattttcaatatttttgtaagaattattttctcctaaattagtaaaacaatGCAAGTGTGtgagtaaataaaattatgaaattagatTTCTGAAGATAGattatcttttcaaaagaagTTATCTAACTTTTGCGTATTAATTTGTAatatataattttgcttttatttttaattttaatagtattcttttttattttgattcactgtacacaaatggtgttgcttttattaacataaatctactaaatggaaatattttctgtaCACAATcatgattttctctattttcaaaagGAAGGCAAGATTTACAGtttttttacatttcatagaATCTAAAAGACATCATTACTTCACATATCAAGgtaaaaattttgtcatttgcaagaTATTGATTGGATGAAATGTCCCAATTTCCCagatattaaaatgtgaaatacaggAATTTGTTCTCATGATAGAAgagtttttattatattgtatattatattcCAATATATCTGGTAAGTCAAATTTATAgtaatcaatattatttttatagaaaaataattcaaatattttatgtgctataagtgaaattttttattaatacataCACTGAGGGGACACAAAGCCCTCCAAGTGTTAAAGTAAATGGGCAAATGGTCCCAAATACTGGttaacagaaaatagaaatgttatCCCTACATATAGTCCCAcagtagaaaatttttaaaaatacaaccatACTATTGTGATTATTATACTGAAATAGCTTAAAGTATGTTAGTTtgcattaaatgatataaattatcAAAACTCCTATTGAATTCAAGTTGGGTTAATTTTTTTAGATaacaaggaaatttttttaaaaaattctgggtTGTTACCttaaatttaagataattttctGCACATGACCTCAAacacatttctcatttaaaaaaaacaaaactatttttaaagacttattcttttagataacttttaaaaactgtccATTGATTGcatcaataaatgagaaaaactgtCTTTAACTCTGTCCATTTTTAGGTTTAACAGTAattgtgtttataaataaattctaGAATGTCAACATATTCTATAATGTAGGAAATAATTAGGTATTGTTTATGTTGGTCTTTGAAAAAACTAGTTGTTACAAGTTCCACTTGTTAAGATCCTCTTGAGAACAAAAGCGCTTTGGGTGGAGGTTACTTCACAAGTTAATGAGTCTGAGTTTCACAGTCAATTTTCCTCTTGTAACTTAAGGGAAACAAATTGGATAGTCCAAATCCCATTGTTTTTTataatatctgtaaaatacctctAAAATATCATGTCCCTCAGTGATTGAATCAGTTACAGCAGTAAGAGCTGATAATCTCATTACAGAAttactgtgaaaataaaaatccccAAAGGACTGTGTTCAGAATTCTAGGAATATTCATAAATCACACTTAAAGTTCCATTAAAGGAGCTTCAATTGAATCTTTAGGTTGGTCTCAAAAGTGGGAGGCACTTTGCCTTACACATTTCACTATGCacttaaaatactttgttttcagCTTTCCAAATTATGTCAATCAAGTGTGTTCTTGGCATGGGCCTGTGGCTAGTAAGTTCCAGGATGTCCTgaagaagaacagaaaatagCGTGGATTTCTATGCCGAAAGAATGTTTGTGGTCCCAGTGATCAGTGTAGACAGGGCTAGATCTACCCTATAACCCAGTCCTGATCTTTGATCAGAAGGGAATTTAAAAGATGTCCCTCGTGAGGACTATGACAGTCAGTCTCTGTGGAGATTTATTCAAAGATTTTCTGAGCCTGGTGGATTTACAAAGGTTTGACTGCCTGGTAATAATGCTGATGGCAGCATTCTTTGGAATTACACATGCCAAGCACATTACTGTAtgctaaaattgttttgttttgttttgctttttaaaacttttttcaacATAACTATGCTTTCAGAAACACACTCACATTGATTAATAGAATGCAATTTAAGTTTAACTTATCCTACACAATTTCAATCAAAAACTTGGTACAtggtttaagattttaaaaagaatttgtaatctggtttatttttatctattacaAATGTATATAAAAGATCCACCATCAAATGCAGCAAGAACCTTGAGAAATATATCTTTGGTTTGCCTCAGAAAAATAACGCGTATGGGTTTTGAGGAAGTTTTGATTGCCTGACTGCCTCACAGGTTCCTACAGTCTGAATGCCCACAGACACAGGACCACAGCTTCTTCCAGTGACTGAGACTCCGGTGTTTGTCTTGGATGGAAATGTTTGTTGGCTCTCTACCAACTCCCTTCAAGGGCTCCCTCTGACACAGGTATTATGTTTCATAGGATTGGTTTTGAGGATCATAAAACTAGATGTTAATTTGCAGAACACCCAGCTTTCTGCTTGACACATAGCAGATATTCAGCACATGGGCTGGGTGTACTATTTGTCCACAGGGAGAAACAAACTTTCAATGAGGAACTCCCCACCTGTATTAATGAAGCAGGTACCATGCTGGGCCATGAGGTGAAGTAGGATTGGGAACACAGTTCATTCCTTGGAGGCACATGTGGAGGGAGCCATGCCTTCAACCAGTAGGCCACATTGCCTCAAGTTCTACTTCCTTCTTGGACCCCAGTGACTCTATGACCTTGGGCATATCACCTACAttctctgttctttattttcctcattgATAGGGAAACCATCTAATTTTCTTCTAATCTGGCATACCTGAAGGTAAAAGGAGTACTGTAACACTtactctgggatgacaggtataaACTAGGCAGATACTGGCAGATGCTGGGCAAACCAGACCCTGTGGCCCCTGGACTCATCCATTCCATGGTGACCAGTGCTGCAGATGCTGGTGCTGCTTCATGTCTGCATTAAACCTGCTCCTTCAGTTTTCCcttggcatttttttaaaaaaatatttttagatgttgatagacctttattttattcatttatttatatatggagctgagaattgaatccagtgcctcacacgttaggcaagtgctctaccactgagtcacaaccccagtccctccctTGGCATTTGCATAGgcaatttgtgtttcttctttacaGCACATGAGCTATCATCTTAGAAGTAGACCTAATACTGTGTGGAAAAACACATGTCTTCTTGAACCCTGTTATCCCAAACTGTGGCTACAGTTGGTTCTTCCTGCTTTGTTTTTTACTTATGGGCTTCTGTGGTGATTAACAGTATACACCATAGTCCTAGGTGACAGAGAACTCAGTTTTGCTTTCCTGCCGATACATACACCTCAACCAGCATTCCCAGAGATGGGTCTGTGCCTTGAACCTAAACAGGGGTGCTAAGACCCCTGGAGGTCTGTACAGTCACCATGTGAGAAAGTTGTGACTCACTCTGCAAGCCAAGCCAGGAGACCAACAAACATCTATGATGTTGCTTAATAGCTGGTATCTATGAATGCCTGGAGTGTCCATTTAACCTTCTATCTTTTTATACAGAAAGAAACTGAGGTCAAAAGAGGTCCAGAATCTGCCAAGTTTTACCCAGAGCAGAGAAGCTGGTGTTTGCCCTCCAAATGCATTGGACTTAAACCACCTCTTACTTCTTTTTGGCTACCATTTCTCAATGTATGCAGATGAGGTATGCAAGCTAATTTTAGGTTATAGACAGGCAAgaattttttgtaaacaattgtTTTTATACTCACTTTAATTTGAACAGAAAAGACCACAACTGACACACAAGCAAGACCTGTGACTTTGTAGACATTACTGTTTAAGATATAAAGTATATATCTAGGAAATGGTCAAATTTGTGAAAATAGTAAGGTAAAAAGTCGACACAAGCCTCCTGAATAGGGCTGTTAGGCATTCAGGCCCTCAATTTGGTTTCTAGTACTATGGCTGTGTGGCTCCAGTCACAGAACAGTAGGCAGGTGTCTCTGAGTCTGTGGTTTGGGTAGTTCTGCGTTCTGCTACATATAAGTCGTGCCACTTAGTACACAGCATTTTTCCTAAACTCAGAAAACTCAACATGAAGTGACTGTGTGGCTCAGTGTGaagtaaactaaaagcaaaatgaatcACAGAACAATAGCTATTTATAATACTATAATTCTGCTCAAATTGATCATGGCTACCAATTTGAATTCTGCCAACTTTATTGCAATAAACCACTGCATTACTCTGAGGATGAATTATGAAATGCTAAATATTTccattatcaattttaaaaaggaagctcTTAGTTACCACTTTCCCCATTTGGTCTGTTTTGTCTTTCAAGTGTCctaaaaaaatatgcatttttataaatagttaCCAATTAGAATTTGTGCATGTTTTCTCTAAGGCACACAAAATCACAAAAGCCTATATGTCTGTGCTTTTCAGCCCAGGGTATCTATATGCAGTGTGTGGCTAACCAAGATAACCACCTTGTGTCTTTCTACAGAATCTAATATATTACATTATCTGGAAGGGGGAAAAGATTTTTATATTACAATGATTTATGGAATCAGAATGCGCAGGTCACATtagcatttataataaaaatacaagattAGGCCATTTCAATGTCATGACTGAAGAAGTTTGAGAAGTTTTTAATAGTAAAAAGCACTGTAAAAAAGTAGAAAGCAGTATTCAAATGTAGGTCATGACCATTATCAATTTTTGCCCTTCTTGGGGAAGCTCAATTAACCTCGGACCTCAGCCATTTTCTCAAGTCTATCAGGTAGGTGAAACTGTGTAGACTGAGGAAGGTGACCCATGAATTCTCCCAAAGAAAGAGGATTCTTAGAAGTCTTCTGGAAAAGTCATTCTAGAACCCAAAGTCTCAGCTCAAAAGGCAGAATTCTGAGCTAATGATAGactcatgaaagaagaaattgtcGGATGGGTCTCTACTATCCCCTCAAATCAAATCACAAGGAATCTTGCTGTCAATGGCTGGACCTGATTACTATAACCAGCCTCCTGTGGTATTTCTTTTGCTCTGATTTTGTTTCTGTATTAGTTTGATAAACTATTTCAAGCATCCTACTTCCCACTGTCTTATTCTTACCTACTTTAAAGGTATTTTATTGCTTCAGTGAATTGTGCCAATATTCGtatagttttttattattattattctcttttattaaaagaacatatatggttatggcatttgctattaATGAACATGTTTAAGATAAACCATAAGAATCATATTTTAGGTATTCCTATGATCTCTTGTAAAGTATATATTAAGCTCAAATTTggacattctttttatttaaaaaccaaaaagaaaaatttttcttttataaacaaaattaatatctACTTATTTTATTAGCAATATATTAATAGTCTAGAGCAAAGAAATTACAATTCTATTTCCATTTCCTATAATTAATCTAAGATGTCTTAAACATGCCTGCATACCTCACAGATATTAACTCATTTACTCCTCACAAGCCCTCTTTGAGACAGATAATATCCCTATCTTATACAAGGGCAGGGAGTAGTTAGATAACTTGCCTATGGTCACACAGTAGCCCATGTTCTTTCTGGAGTGGCTCTCTCAAGTCCTTCTTAATTAGTCTACCATACAGATGCTGCtccacaattatatatatataaatatttatattacatatataatttatatatatatacactcacacacacatatacacacacttataTTCTGAGTATGTCCCAGAAAAATATGCTATATGAAAGCAATGGTCCACTTAAAGTCTTACATTAATGTCAAATAGCTTAGTAAAAAGAAAAGCTACTGATCAATCTGTAAAGAATCAAAACGACATATCATGAAACTTAACCCTTATCTCTTCTGATCACAATGGTTtggaaactaaaatatatttcttagaacAGCATGGGCATTCTTTCCACAACTCTATTGTCAAATGGAATAAAAGTGAAATGCAAACCCTTTTCCCAGGGTCATTTTAACCTTAGATTTTCCTTCACTATACTCAGAGATGGTCAATTTGAATTGCTGATTGCCCAAATATTGCTAGTACAGGAATGCCTTATTTTAAGACTTGGGACTACTATCCTTCAGTTCTCAGCAGTCAGGtccaatttttttcccctggttctgggaatgaacccagggatttgtgcATGACAGGCaactgctctactactgagccaaaTGCTTGCTCAGTTTGcgtttttgagatagggtctttgctagttgctgaggttgaccttgaacttacaatcctcctacctcagcctatggattgcaggtatgcaccaccacccTGAGTTTCTAACACAGTCTTTGCAGAGTTTTCAGCAGCAAAAACAGAAACTTATGCCTACCATATTtcaatttagaaacaaaaattcagagaaagtcataaaaattcaatttaagtaAGATTTATTATGTGCCTATAGTGTGCATGGACCTTTATTAGACACATTGAAATTCAGGCACAAAACAGACACAAGATCCCTGAACTTAGGTACCTTATGATCTAATTAGTATAATACAGATTAGAATCAGTAGACAGACAAGTTACAGGTCAATGCTTAATTATTAAAATCAACATTAAAGAACTGTAATTTAAGGAATCAAAAATGGCATCTAAtcctaaaattatttataaaaggtATTTGGCCTCAGAATCCACAGCACTTCAAACAAAGTAAGATTCACTGCAGATCAATAAGTCACAAAGATGCAAACACACTGAAACACTTAACAGCATTATGAATGACttttgctattttgaattttctgtttccttcttattATGGTCCGAAGCCTCCGTAATACCAACTTATCAGACAGAAGCATGTCGTCTTGTTGTTCTAGATAATCCAGTAAATTTTCAGTCCATTCAAGTGCAGCCTTATGGCTAATAAGTTTCTCTGGGTTCAGTTCTGCTTTTTTAGTCTTATTGAAAGGCTTTTGCTCCACAGGCTTGGCCTGGTCCTCAGCACCTTCACTGTCAGTTAGCACCTGACAGCTTGAGTCATTACTCCGAGAGTCAAACCATTGATCGATATTTTCAATGTCAACATGTTCACAGTCTTCTGTGTTCTGTAAAACTGTTGCCAAGTTAGCTGCTAAAATGGCTCCTTCATCAATGTTCATGACTGAATTTTCTTCATTGCCAGGAAAAAGTTTTTTCCATGCTTTGGTTATGGTACTTGATTTAATCATGTTCCAAGCTCTTGATACTTCATAAATTGCATCCAACACTGTCAAATTCTTCCAAAACATTTTGGGGTCAATTCCTTCATCCATGTATTTCTGGAGAAGTCCTGCCCGGTAGTATCTTTTTACTGTGGCTAAAACTCCCTGGCTCATTGGTTGAATTAGACTTGTGACATTTGGTGGCAAATATTTCACAATTATTCTGCCATCATCTGAACTCAATAGTTCTTCATTTGGATGTACTGGGGGGAAATCTAAGAGAAGCACTGCTTTTTCGAGAAGCCCCTTGGATTTCAAATGCTTCTGCACCTGTGGcacaaaatatttctcaaaccACTGTTTGAAAACAGACTGTTCTATCCATGCACCTTTTTGACTGAAGTAAGTTACAGGAAGGTTTGAAAGATCAGTTCCTTTGAATGCACGGGGTTTTTTTTGCTTTCCCCACAACACAAAGATTAAGTTTGTGTAAACCTGTGGCATTCGCACAACACATAATAATGATTCTCTCTCTGCTAGACCTATACTCAGAAGTACTTTGCTCAGAGTCAAGAGCTAATGTCCTTGATGGGAGACATTTCCAGAACAATCCAGTTTGATCAGCACCATAAACTTGCTCTGGTAGTAGATTCTCTCTCTCAACAAATTCCTGAAAGTTACCACAAAATTCACTGGCAGCAGTTTCatctccttttaattttgttccctTCCCAGCAGCCTTTGGAATACCATGGCGCTGCTTAAATCGAGTTAGCCAGCCAGATGATGCATTAAAATCACCTTCCATCCCTAAAGCATCAAAA comes from Sciurus carolinensis chromosome 10, mSciCar1.2, whole genome shotgun sequence and encodes:
- the Tigd2 gene encoding LOW QUALITY PROTEIN: tigger transposable element-derived protein 2 (The sequence of the model RefSeq protein was modified relative to this genomic sequence to represent the inferred CDS: deleted 1 base in 1 codon), which produces MLGKRKRVVLTIKDKLDIIKKLEEGISFKKLSVVYGIGESTVRDIKKNKERIINYANNSDPTSGVSKRKSMKSSTYEELDRVMIEWFNQQKTDGIPVSGTICAKQAKFFFDALGMEGDFNASSGWLTRFKQRHGIPKAAGKGTKLKGDETAASEFCGNFQEFVERENLLPEQVYGADQTGLFWKCLPSRTLALDSEQSTSEYRSSRERIIIMCCANATGLHKLNLCVVGKAKKPRAFKGTDLSNLPVTYFSQKGAWIEQSVFKQWFEKYFVPQVQKHLKSKGLLEKAVLLLDFPPVHPNEELLSSDDGRIIVKYLPPNVTSLIQPMSQGVLATVKRYYRAGLLQKYMDEGIDPKMFWKNLTVLDAIYEVSRAWNMIKSSTITKAWKKLFPGNEENSVMNIDEGAILAANLATVLQNTEDCEHVDIENIDQWFDSRSNDSSCQVLTDSEGAEDQAKPVEQKPFNKTKKAELNPEKLISHKAALEWTENLLDYLEQQDDMLLSDKLVLRRLRTIIRRKQKIQNSKSHS